A single Bos mutus isolate GX-2022 chromosome 16, NWIPB_WYAK_1.1, whole genome shotgun sequence DNA region contains:
- the RO60 gene encoding RNA-binding protein RO60, which yields MEESVNQMQPLNEKQIANSEGGYVWQVTDMNRLHRFLCFGSEGGTYYIKEQKLGLENAEALIRLIEDGRGCEVIQEIKSFSQEGRTAKQEPTLFALAICSQCSDISTKQAAFKAVPEVCRIPTHLFTFIQFKKDLKESMKCGMWGRALRKAVADWYNEKGGMALALAVTKYKQRNGWSHKDLLRLSHLKPSSEGLAIVTKYITKGWKEVHEMYKEKALSVEAEKLLKYLEAVEKVKRTKDELEVIHLIEEHRLVREHLLTNHLKSKEVWKALLQEMPLTALLRNLGKMTANSVLEPGNSEVSLVCEKLCNEKLLKKARIHPFHVLIALETYKTGHGLRGKLKWRPDEEILQALDAAFYKTFKTVEPTGKRFLLAIDVSGSMDQRVLGSVLNASTVAAAMCMVVTRTEKDSSIVAFSDEMVPCPVTTDMTLQQVLLAMSQIPAGGTDCSLPMIWAQKTNTAADVFIVFTDNETFAGSVHPAIALREYRKNMDIPAKLIVCGMTSNGFTIADPDDRGMLDMCGFDTGALDVIRSFTLDMI from the exons atggagGAATCTGTAAACCAAATGCAGCCACTGAATGAGAAGCAGATAGCTAATTCCGAAGGCGGATATGTGTGGCAAGTCACTGATATGAATCGGCTACACCGGTTCTTATGTTTTGGTTCTGAAGGTGGGACTTACTATATCAAAGAACAGAAGCTGGGCCTTGAGAATGCCGAAGCTTTAATCAGATTGATTGAAGATGGTAGAGGATGTGAAGTGATACAGGAAATAAAATCCTTTAGTCAAGAAGGCAGAACCGCAAAGCAGGAACCCACGCTCTTTGCCCTCGCCATTTGCTCCCAGTGTTCTGACATAAGCACCAAACAAGCCGCCTTCAAAGCTGTTCCTGAAGTTTGTCGCATCCCTACACACCTGTTTACTTTTATCCAGTTTAAGAAAGATCTGAAGGAAAGCATGaagtgtggcatgtggggtcgTGCCCTCCGGAAAGCTGTAGCAGACTGGTATAATGAAAAGGGTGGCATGGCCCTCGCCCTGGCAGTTACAAAATACAAACAAAGAAACGGCTGGTCTCACAAAGATCTGTTAAGATTGTCACATCTTAAACCTTCCAGTGAAG GACTTGCTATTGTCACCAAATATATTACAAAGGGCTGGAAAGAGGTCCAtgaaatgtataaagaaaaagCACTTTCTGTGGAGGCTGAAAAACTATTAAAGTATCTCGAGGCTGTAGAGAAAGTGAAGCGCACAAAAGATGAACTGGAAGTCATTCATCTGATAGAAGAGCACAGACTGGTTAGGGAACATCTCCTAACAAATCACTTAAAGTCTAAAGAG GTATGGAAGGCTTTGTTACAAGAAATGCCTCTCACAGCATTACTAAGGAATCTGGGAAAGATGACCGCTAATTCAGTGCTTGAACCAGGAAATTCAGAAGTGTCTTTAGTATGTGAAAAGCTGTGTaatgaaaaactgttaaaaaag GCTCGTATACATCCATTTCATGTTTTAATTGCGTTAGAAACTTATAAGACAGGTCATGGGCTCAGAGGAAAACTGAAGTGGCGCCCCGATGAAGAAATTCTGCAAGCTCTGGATGCCgctttttataaaacatttaag ACAGTTGAGCCAACTGGAAAGCGTTTCTTACTGGCAATTGATGTCAGTGGTTCTATGGACCAAAGAGTTTTGGGTAGTGTACTCAACGCAAGCACAGTAGCTGCAGCAATGTGCATG GTTGTCACACGAACAGAGAAAGATTCTTCTATAGTTGCTTTTTCAGATGAAATGGTACCATGTCCAGTGACTACAGATATGACCTTACAACAAGTTTTACTGGCTATGAGTCAG ATCCCAGCAGGTGGAACTGATTGCTCTCTTCCAATGATCTGGGCTCAAAAGACAAATACAGCTGCTGATGTCTTCATTGTATTCACTGATAACGAGACCTTTGCTGGAAGTGTCCATCCTGCTATCGCTCTGAGGGAATATCGAAAG